In a genomic window of Amycolatopsis japonica:
- a CDS encoding bifunctional polysaccharide deacetylase/glycosyltransferase family 2 protein, whose protein sequence is MSHHRRLPPPKAHWALLATLLFAVTVLLGLTALVGGGFAADGTPRTVAATQVPAAVRDGGPIIDPRGAEPVTSRLQPKTVALTFDDGPDPEWTPRVLDVLARHGIHATFFVTGGQVTRHPGLTADIVHRGHELGNHTATHTDLGAAGDVRAQIELRATDLAIAGAAGTGTSLVRPPYSSTADAVDDAGWRAASRLGGEGRLIVLSELDSQDWRRPGVDAISAAITPRTDDGAVVLLHDAGGDRSETLAALDRVIPELKAKGWRFDTVSGAAGLTGTTAGVDGLTRFGGWLLIAAVQTGEALSTALGWLLVAASVLALLRTVLVLLTTAIHVRRGRAAPSRPPVREPVTVIVPAYNEEAGIEATIRSILASDHHPTWVIVVDDGSTDGTADVVERLALRRVTLIRQQNAGKPAALNTGLAAARTELVVMVDGDTVLEPGTVGAVIQPFADPSVGAVSGNAKVANRGGLLGRWQHIEYVIGFNLDRRMYDVGECMPTVPGAVGAFRRSAVLALGGVPEDTLAEDTDLTMALERDGWRVVYEQEARAWTEAPATLGQLWKQRYRWCYGTLQAIWKHRGAVVAKGAAGRLGRRGIPYLLLFQVALPVLAPFVDVAALFGVLTGDWKTALLYWSVFLLLQLVPGVIAFRLDRESLRPLLFLPLQQFVYRQLMYLVVIQSVMTALAGARLPWHKLDRLGQSAPPRSLVDAE, encoded by the coding sequence TTGTCCCACCATCGGCGGTTGCCGCCGCCCAAGGCGCATTGGGCGCTGCTGGCGACCCTGCTGTTCGCCGTCACCGTCCTGCTGGGATTGACCGCCCTGGTCGGCGGCGGGTTCGCCGCCGACGGGACACCCAGGACCGTGGCCGCGACGCAGGTCCCGGCCGCGGTACGCGACGGCGGCCCGATCATCGACCCTCGTGGAGCCGAGCCCGTCACCTCCCGGCTCCAGCCCAAGACCGTGGCGCTCACCTTCGACGACGGTCCCGATCCGGAATGGACGCCGCGGGTCCTCGACGTCCTCGCGCGGCACGGGATCCACGCCACGTTCTTCGTGACGGGCGGACAGGTGACGCGTCATCCCGGGCTGACCGCGGACATCGTCCACCGTGGTCACGAACTCGGGAACCACACCGCCACCCACACCGACCTCGGCGCGGCGGGCGACGTCCGGGCGCAGATCGAACTCCGGGCCACCGACCTCGCCATCGCCGGTGCCGCCGGGACGGGGACCTCCCTGGTCCGGCCGCCCTATTCCTCGACCGCCGACGCCGTCGACGACGCGGGCTGGCGCGCGGCGAGCCGCCTCGGCGGCGAGGGCAGGCTGATCGTGCTGTCCGAACTCGACTCCCAGGACTGGCGGCGGCCCGGTGTCGACGCCATCTCCGCCGCGATCACCCCTCGGACGGACGACGGCGCCGTCGTCCTCCTGCACGACGCGGGCGGAGACCGTTCGGAGACCCTCGCCGCACTCGACCGCGTGATCCCCGAGCTCAAGGCCAAGGGCTGGCGGTTCGACACCGTCAGCGGGGCCGCCGGGCTCACCGGGACCACGGCCGGAGTGGACGGGCTCACCCGCTTCGGCGGCTGGCTCCTGATCGCCGCCGTCCAGACGGGCGAAGCCCTCTCGACGGCACTGGGCTGGCTGCTCGTCGCGGCGAGTGTGCTCGCCCTCCTGCGCACCGTCCTGGTCCTTCTCACCACGGCGATCCACGTCAGACGGGGCAGGGCCGCGCCCTCGCGCCCGCCGGTGCGGGAGCCGGTGACCGTGATCGTCCCCGCCTACAACGAAGAGGCCGGGATCGAGGCGACCATCCGCTCGATCCTCGCCTCCGACCACCATCCGACCTGGGTGATCGTGGTCGACGACGGGTCCACCGACGGCACCGCCGACGTCGTCGAGCGGCTCGCCCTGCGCCGCGTCACGCTGATCCGGCAACAGAACGCGGGCAAACCGGCCGCGCTCAACACCGGTCTCGCCGCCGCCCGCACCGAACTGGTGGTCATGGTCGACGGCGACACCGTGCTCGAACCCGGCACCGTGGGCGCGGTGATCCAGCCGTTCGCTGACCCTTCCGTCGGCGCGGTCTCGGGCAACGCCAAGGTCGCCAACCGCGGCGGCCTGCTCGGCCGCTGGCAGCACATCGAATACGTCATCGGCTTCAACCTCGACCGGCGGATGTACGACGTCGGCGAGTGCATGCCGACGGTGCCCGGCGCGGTCGGGGCCTTCCGCCGGTCGGCGGTGCTCGCGCTAGGCGGCGTCCCCGAGGACACCCTCGCCGAGGACACCGACCTCACGATGGCGCTGGAACGCGACGGCTGGCGGGTGGTCTACGAACAGGAGGCCCGCGCCTGGACCGAAGCACCAGCGACGCTGGGGCAGCTGTGGAAACAGCGCTACCGCTGGTGCTACGGCACGCTGCAGGCGATCTGGAAGCACCGGGGCGCGGTCGTCGCCAAGGGCGCGGCGGGCAGGCTCGGCCGCCGTGGCATCCCTTATCTGCTGCTGTTCCAGGTGGCGTTGCCCGTGCTCGCGCCGTTCGTCGACGTGGCCGCCCTTTTCGGCGTGCTGACCGGGGACTGGAAGACGGCCTTGCTGTACTGGTCGGTGTTCCTGCTGCTGCAACTCGTCCCGGGCGTGATCGCCTTCCGGCTCGACCGGGAATCGCTGCGCCCGCTGCTTTTCCTTCCGCTGCAACAGTTCGTCTACCGCCAGCTGATGTACCTCGTGGTCATCCAGTCGGTGATGACGGCGCTGGCCGGCGCCCGGCTGCCGTGGCACAAACTCGATCGCCTCGGCCAGAGCGCTCCACCGAGGTCACTTGTGGACGCTGAGTGA